A genomic segment from Endomicrobiales bacterium encodes:
- the queD gene encoding 6-carboxytetrahydropterin synthase QueD — protein sequence MKYEISVEKYFSAAHALREYKGKCERLHGHNWRVLVVVGAQKLNSIGMVMDFSELKKMLEGAFSNLDHSFLNETKPFDKTNPTAENIAEYILNGIKAQLPGGVLARKVCVWESEASCACVYGD from the coding sequence ATGAAATATGAAATATCTGTAGAAAAGTACTTTTCAGCCGCGCACGCTTTGCGTGAGTATAAAGGCAAGTGTGAAAGGTTGCACGGTCATAACTGGCGAGTTTTGGTTGTGGTGGGCGCCCAGAAACTTAATAGTATTGGAATGGTTATGGATTTTTCAGAACTTAAAAAAATGTTAGAGGGAGCGTTTTCAAATTTAGACCATTCATTTTTAAACGAAACGAAGCCGTTTGATAAAACAAACCCTACAGCAGAAAACATAGCTGAGTATATTTTAAACGGAATAAAAGCCCAATTGCCAGGCGGGGTTTTGGCGCGAAAGGTTTGTGTTTGGGAAAGTGAAGCATCTTGCGCTTGTGTTTATGGTGATTAA
- a CDS encoding putative glycoside hydrolase, with the protein MNKKLFLKPLIIPLLSAIVVIFAYKMIFSQQENSVPPLTEQTQKETPPAQTPKYVRGIHLTAWVAGSKKLRAKFEKLIDETELNCTVIDIKEYEGQIYVPGYKPADTYKATLNAIPDIKTYLEHLKSKGIYTVARIVVFKDDIAPRKNPAMAVKTSTGELWKDRKGLTWLDPYNKDAWEYNIGLAEHAADLGFEEVQFDYIRFPSDGQTKGCRYSQKHSSLTASVALVDFLKLANERLRKKGINTSIDVFGLTTTVTNGMGIGQKMVEMSEHIDFVCPMVYPSHYAKDEYGIANPNLNPYKTVYISIKGAKKGMGKNSIKLRPWLQDFSLGAHYGPKQVRAQIQACYDNGVGDWLLWNPRCVYTQGALKDKEEENKYEKLSSTQAAVELYPASKESTPKQKMISSSETVKTTQSAVAQEVSLSTKTTETQEIKKSTGITTVKKSKSTKTKTSKKKPAAKTKKSSK; encoded by the coding sequence AGGAAAATTCTGTGCCCCCTTTAACTGAGCAAACCCAAAAAGAAACTCCGCCTGCACAAACCCCGAAGTATGTGCGTGGCATTCACCTTACTGCATGGGTTGCAGGCTCAAAAAAACTGCGCGCAAAATTTGAAAAATTAATTGATGAAACCGAGCTAAACTGCACTGTTATTGATATTAAAGAGTACGAAGGTCAAATTTATGTTCCGGGCTACAAACCGGCTGACACGTACAAAGCAACGCTAAACGCCATCCCTGATATAAAAACATATCTGGAACACTTAAAATCAAAAGGTATCTACACCGTTGCAAGAATTGTTGTTTTTAAGGATGATATTGCACCAAGAAAAAATCCAGCTATGGCCGTAAAAACCTCTACCGGCGAACTTTGGAAAGACAGAAAAGGATTAACATGGCTTGACCCATACAACAAAGATGCTTGGGAATATAACATAGGCCTTGCAGAGCATGCGGCAGACCTTGGTTTTGAAGAAGTCCAGTTTGATTACATTCGTTTCCCATCCGATGGGCAAACCAAAGGGTGCCGTTACAGCCAAAAACATTCTTCCTTAACCGCCTCTGTGGCGTTAGTCGATTTTCTTAAACTTGCAAATGAAAGATTGCGCAAGAAAGGAATAAATACATCAATAGATGTTTTTGGTTTGACCACAACCGTCACAAACGGCATGGGCATCGGTCAAAAAATGGTGGAAATGTCGGAACATATTGACTTTGTGTGCCCTATGGTTTACCCATCTCACTACGCAAAAGACGAGTATGGAATTGCAAACCCAAACCTAAACCCTTATAAAACCGTTTACATAAGCATTAAAGGCGCAAAAAAGGGCATGGGTAAAAATTCAATAAAGTTAAGGCCATGGCTGCAAGATTTTTCGCTTGGTGCTCACTATGGACCAAAACAGGTTCGCGCGCAAATTCAAGCGTGTTACGATAACGGTGTTGGCGACTGGCTTTTATGGAACCCCCGGTGCGTTTACACACAAGGTGCCTTAAAAGATAAAGAAGAAGAAAACAAATACGAAAAACTCTCAAGCACCCAGGCCGCCGTAGAGCTATATCCTGCAAGTAAAGAAAGTACTCCTAAGCAAAAAATGATCTCATCTTCTGAAACAGTAAAGACAACCCAAAGTGCCGTTGCTCAAGAGGTTTCATTAAGCACCAAAACAACGGAAACTCAGGAAATAAAAAAATCTACCGGTATTACAACTGTAAAAAAATCAAAATCAACTAAAACAAAAACTTCAAAAAAGAAACCTGCCGCAAAAACAAAAAAATCCTCAAAGTAA
- the queC gene encoding 7-cyano-7-deazaguanine synthase QueC codes for MNKNKKAVVLLSGGLDSSTVLYYAIKKGYECSCLFFDYAQRHKKEVKSAKQLAKSAGLKLQIVNISLPWTKSSLINKEQKIPVKNNFKKQSGAPTQFRQLPSTYVPGRNTIFISFAQSLAESIGAQKIFIGANAVDYSGYPDCRPKYYKALNCVLKEIGAGIKIEVPLINLNKTQIIKLGQKLGVPFEKTWSCYKGEAKPCGVCDSCRFRAAGFSNAGAIDPVGNQ; via the coding sequence GTGAATAAAAATAAAAAAGCGGTGGTTTTACTTTCCGGCGGGTTAGATTCTTCAACTGTGCTTTATTACGCCATAAAAAAAGGATATGAGTGCAGCTGTCTTTTTTTTGATTATGCGCAAAGGCATAAAAAAGAAGTCAAGTCAGCTAAACAGCTTGCGAAAAGTGCCGGACTAAAATTGCAAATAGTAAATATATCGCTTCCCTGGACAAAAAGCTCACTTATAAACAAAGAGCAAAAAATTCCTGTAAAAAATAATTTTAAAAAACAATCTGGCGCACCCACACAATTTAGGCAATTGCCCTCAACCTATGTGCCCGGCAGAAATACAATTTTTATTTCTTTCGCGCAATCACTTGCCGAAAGTATTGGCGCACAGAAAATATTTATTGGAGCAAACGCTGTAGATTATTCTGGTTACCCCGACTGCAGGCCAAAATATTACAAGGCGCTTAATTGTGTTTTAAAAGAAATCGGTGCCGGCATTAAAATAGAAGTGCCTTTAATAAATTTGAATAAAACCCAAATAATAAAACTTGGGCAAAAACTTGGTGTGCCTTTTGAAAAAACCTGGTCGTGTTATAAAGGCGAAGCAAAACCTTGCGGTGTGTGCGACTCTTGCCGTTTTCGTGCGGCTGGTTTTAGCAATGCCGGTGCAATTGACCCTGTTGGGAACCAATAA
- a CDS encoding 7-carboxy-7-deazaguanine synthase QueE, translating into MTASFANIYEIFCSFQGEGVYLAQPQIFVRFSGCNLECFYCDTQKTRQANAGKKYSVTQTLEKIIALKKSKLNPEVVSFTGGEPMLHADFIAVLAPMLKKSGLKIYLETNGTMPQEFEKIKKYIDVVAMDIKLPSACGKELWQVHKAFLKSSVKKVFVKIVLENKTTVMEFSKAVSLVGSVSKNIPVVLQPATLPKNKKINLKKLWDFYNLASNKLINVRIVEQMHKYWSVR; encoded by the coding sequence ATGACAGCAAGTTTTGCCAATATTTACGAGATTTTTTGTTCTTTTCAAGGCGAGGGCGTTTATTTAGCCCAGCCGCAAATTTTTGTACGTTTTTCGGGTTGTAATTTGGAGTGTTTTTACTGTGATACGCAAAAAACCAGGCAGGCAAATGCTGGAAAGAAATACTCTGTTACACAAACACTTGAAAAAATAATAGCTCTAAAAAAAAGTAAATTAAATCCGGAAGTGGTTTCTTTTACAGGTGGCGAGCCCATGTTGCATGCAGATTTTATTGCTGTGCTTGCGCCAATGCTAAAAAAATCAGGCCTTAAAATTTACTTAGAAACAAATGGCACAATGCCTCAAGAGTTTGAAAAAATAAAAAAATATATAGATGTTGTGGCAATGGATATTAAACTCCCTTCTGCTTGCGGTAAAGAGTTGTGGCAAGTTCATAAAGCATTTCTTAAAAGTTCAGTCAAAAAAGTATTTGTAAAAATAGTGCTTGAAAATAAAACGACAGTAATGGAGTTTTCAAAAGCGGTGTCGCTTGTTGGCTCTGTATCAAAAAATATTCCGGTGGTTTTACAACCGGCAACATTACCAAAAAATAAAAAAATTAACCTTAAAAAGTTATGGGATTTTTATAACTTGGCAAGCAACAAACTTATAAATGTGCGCATTGTAGAGCAGATGCACAAATATTGGAGTGTTAGGTAA